In one Butyrivibrio proteoclasticus B316 genomic region, the following are encoded:
- a CDS encoding valine--tRNA ligase: MKKELAKTYDPKNIESRLYSNWEAKKYFHAEVDETKKPFTIVIPPPNITGKLHMGHALDNTMQDILIRFKRMQGYNALWQPGTDHASIATEVKIIDALKAEGIDKRDLGREKFLERAWEWKKEYGGTIIQQLKKMGSSCDWDRERFTMDEGCNEAVTEVFCKMHEKGYIYKGSRIVNWCPVCKTSISDAEVEYEEQAGHLWHIKYPVINEDGSVSDTEFIEFATTRPETMLGDTAVAVNPDDDRYKNFKGKKVLLPIVNRELPIVEDSYVDMEFGTGVVKITPGHDPNDFEVGKRHNLEEINILNDDATINANGGKFEGMDRYAAREAIVKELDEMGLLVEIEDYSHNVGTHDRCHTTVEPMIKAQWFVKMDELIKPAVKAVKEGEIKLIPPRMEKTYFNWTDNIRDWCISRQLWWGHRIPAYYCDKCGEVVVSKTTPTVCPKCGETHFTQDPDTLDTWFSSALWPFETLGWPHDTKELKYFFPTDVLVTGYDIIFFWVIRMIFSSYENMGTYPFHTVLFHGLVRDSQGRKMSKSLGNGIDPLDIIENYGADALRLTLITGNAPGNDMRFYNERVENSRNFANKVWNASRFIMMNMAEDAKSAIHQDMPEGLEPVDKWILSKLNNTVKEVTENMEHYELGIAVQKVYDFIWDEFCDWYIEMVKPRLYNSDDAVSHEAALWTLQTVLLNALKLLHPYMPFITEEIFCTMQDEEESIMISDWPVYKDEWNFAADEKSIETIKEAVRGIRNVRTQMNVAPSRKAKVFVVSDKDDVLDIFRTGKLFFESLAYASESVCQKDKEGIAEDAVSVVLADATVYIPFSDLVDLSAEIERLTKEQKRLEGELKRSQNMLSNEKFLSKAPAEKIAEEKEKQQKYQQTYDQVTERLVQLTK; encoded by the coding sequence ATGAAGAAAGAACTAGCTAAGACTTATGATCCCAAGAACATTGAGAGTCGTCTGTACTCCAATTGGGAAGCCAAGAAATACTTCCATGCTGAAGTAGATGAGACCAAAAAACCATTTACTATTGTTATTCCACCGCCAAACATCACAGGTAAGCTCCACATGGGACATGCCCTTGATAATACAATGCAGGATATTCTCATTCGTTTTAAGAGAATGCAGGGATACAACGCACTTTGGCAGCCAGGAACAGATCATGCATCAATCGCTACTGAGGTTAAGATCATTGATGCTCTTAAGGCAGAAGGAATCGACAAAAGAGATCTTGGCCGTGAGAAATTCCTTGAAAGAGCCTGGGAGTGGAAAAAAGAGTACGGCGGAACTATCATTCAGCAGCTCAAGAAGATGGGATCTTCCTGTGACTGGGACAGAGAGCGTTTCACGATGGATGAAGGCTGTAACGAGGCTGTTACAGAAGTCTTCTGCAAGATGCATGAAAAAGGATATATCTATAAGGGAAGCCGTATCGTAAACTGGTGCCCTGTTTGTAAGACTTCTATCTCTGATGCTGAGGTTGAGTACGAGGAGCAGGCTGGACATTTATGGCATATCAAGTATCCTGTTATCAATGAGGATGGATCAGTTTCTGATACTGAGTTTATCGAGTTTGCGACAACACGTCCTGAGACAATGCTTGGTGATACAGCTGTTGCTGTTAACCCTGATGATGACAGATACAAGAACTTTAAAGGCAAGAAGGTTCTTTTACCTATAGTTAACAGAGAGCTTCCTATCGTAGAAGATTCTTATGTTGATATGGAATTTGGTACAGGTGTAGTTAAGATCACTCCAGGCCATGACCCTAACGACTTTGAGGTTGGTAAGCGTCATAACCTTGAGGAGATCAATATCCTCAATGATGATGCCACTATCAACGCTAATGGCGGCAAATTTGAAGGCATGGATCGCTACGCAGCAAGAGAAGCCATTGTTAAAGAGCTTGATGAGATGGGACTTCTTGTTGAGATTGAGGACTATTCTCACAATGTTGGTACACATGACCGTTGCCACACAACAGTAGAGCCTATGATCAAGGCACAGTGGTTCGTTAAGATGGATGAGCTCATCAAACCTGCAGTTAAGGCTGTTAAAGAGGGTGAGATCAAGCTTATTCCACCTAGAATGGAGAAGACATACTTCAACTGGACAGACAACATCCGTGACTGGTGTATTTCAAGACAGCTCTGGTGGGGCCACAGAATTCCTGCTTACTACTGCGATAAGTGCGGAGAGGTTGTTGTATCCAAGACTACTCCTACAGTTTGTCCTAAGTGCGGTGAAACTCACTTTACTCAGGATCCTGACACACTTGATACATGGTTTTCATCAGCTCTTTGGCCATTTGAGACACTTGGCTGGCCACATGACACCAAGGAACTTAAGTATTTCTTCCCTACAGATGTGCTTGTAACAGGTTATGACATTATCTTTTTCTGGGTAATCAGAATGATCTTCTCAAGCTATGAGAACATGGGAACATATCCATTCCACACAGTTCTTTTCCATGGTCTTGTAAGAGACTCTCAGGGACGTAAGATGAGTAAATCTCTTGGAAATGGTATCGATCCTCTTGATATCATTGAGAACTACGGTGCTGATGCTCTTAGACTTACACTTATTACAGGAAACGCACCGGGTAATGATATGCGTTTCTATAATGAAAGAGTTGAGAATAGCCGTAACTTTGCTAACAAGGTTTGGAATGCTTCAAGATTCATTATGATGAACATGGCTGAGGATGCTAAATCTGCAATCCATCAGGATATGCCTGAAGGTCTTGAGCCTGTTGATAAGTGGATCCTTAGTAAGCTCAATAATACGGTAAAAGAAGTTACTGAGAACATGGAACACTATGAACTCGGAATTGCAGTTCAGAAGGTTTATGACTTTATTTGGGATGAGTTCTGTGACTGGTACATTGAGATGGTTAAGCCTCGTCTTTATAATTCAGACGATGCTGTTTCTCATGAGGCAGCTCTTTGGACACTTCAGACAGTACTTCTGAATGCACTTAAGCTCCTGCACCCATACATGCCATTTATTACAGAAGAAATCTTCTGCACAATGCAGGATGAGGAAGAGTCAATCATGATCTCTGACTGGCCTGTATACAAGGATGAGTGGAACTTTGCAGCTGATGAGAAGTCTATCGAGACAATCAAGGAAGCTGTTCGTGGTATCCGTAACGTTCGTACACAGATGAATGTTGCTCCATCAAGAAAGGCAAAAGTATTTGTTGTAAGTGATAAGGATGATGTTCTTGATATCTTCAGAACAGGTAAGCTGTTCTTTGAATCACTTGCTTATGCTTCTGAGTCTGTTTGCCAGAAAGATAAAGAGGGTATTGCAGAGGATGCTGTTTCTGTAGTTCTTGCAGATGCAACAGTTTATATTCCTTTCTCTGATCTTGTGGATCTTTCTGCAGAGATTGAGCGTCTCACCAAGGAGCAGAAGAGACTTGAAGGCGAGCTTAAGAGATCACAGAATATGCTCAGCAATGAGAAATTCCTCTCTAAGGCGCCTGCAGAGAAGATTGCAGAAGAAAAAGAGAAGCAGCAGAAATACCAGCAGACCTACGACCAGGTAACTGAGAGACTTGTACAGCTGACAAAATAA
- a CDS encoding tetratricopeptide repeat-containing diguanylate cyclase — protein sequence MNIKDYDREIQTLNSEMMLARSSMSSSYIGICNRFVRAAKRLDDNSLVGYAYYYLADAYYLLSTDYRKFNMNLLKAIEYLQMEGDAEHLARCYNLLGIDSLNHGNYELAIDFFLKGIKYCEDLPDSGVPGFMFFNIGHVYYRFGDVKTALSYIRSAYKHIRKNRKESLYYRNILYCHCFEADCYIRLGKPDSVRKCLEAMDKLANYQEFNEEYLLGLPILDTKMRAYYYLGDEKRFEYYFKMLNGLIKDRKFSLDDMVDVYNTARFYLEIGKEKEAIKVAQLTEQELDDLNIANLRLNHAKLRCEIYERVNDPEARTRALEDFYRYTLEFEKEKMVNYKFFAAMRTKLSNVEKENDKLMRQAETDQLTGLGNRYSLNRYAETAFEKACEKGHYLAVEILDVDDFKQFNDRYGHQVGDMCLKQISKAIIDICEHSKGIHAFRYGGDEFIIIYESMSDKKVLDYAVKLRERIGNIALESEMADEGITISISQGIRNSVPKETTKLWDYMYAADNALYQVKESRKGEIALIHNAVISQKSLDEVKHS from the coding sequence ATGAACATAAAGGATTACGATCGGGAAATACAGACTCTTAACAGCGAAATGATGCTTGCAAGATCTTCAATGTCCAGTAGCTACATTGGAATATGTAATCGTTTTGTTCGTGCGGCCAAACGTCTCGACGACAATAGTCTTGTCGGCTATGCGTATTACTATCTGGCTGATGCTTATTACCTGCTCAGCACTGATTATCGTAAGTTCAATATGAATCTCCTCAAGGCAATTGAATATTTACAGATGGAAGGAGATGCCGAGCATCTTGCAAGGTGTTATAACCTTCTTGGAATAGATTCTCTTAATCATGGCAACTACGAGCTTGCTATTGATTTCTTTTTAAAGGGAATTAAATATTGCGAAGATCTGCCTGACAGTGGTGTTCCTGGGTTTATGTTTTTTAACATAGGACATGTGTATTACAGATTTGGCGATGTTAAAACAGCCCTTTCATATATCAGATCGGCCTATAAACATATCAGAAAGAATCGTAAAGAGAGCCTTTATTACAGAAATATCCTCTATTGTCACTGCTTCGAGGCTGATTGCTATATAAGGCTTGGCAAACCTGATTCAGTACGAAAGTGCCTTGAAGCCATGGACAAGCTGGCAAATTACCAGGAGTTTAATGAGGAGTATCTTTTAGGACTTCCTATCCTCGATACCAAGATGAGAGCCTATTATTATCTTGGTGATGAAAAGAGGTTTGAGTATTATTTCAAAATGCTGAACGGTCTTATCAAAGACAGGAAGTTCTCGCTTGATGATATGGTGGATGTTTACAATACTGCCCGTTTTTACCTTGAGATAGGAAAAGAAAAAGAGGCTATCAAGGTGGCTCAATTAACCGAGCAGGAACTTGATGATCTTAACATTGCTAATTTAAGACTTAACCACGCCAAGTTAAGATGCGAGATTTATGAAAGGGTAAATGATCCTGAGGCCAGAACAAGGGCTCTCGAAGATTTTTACAGATATACTCTTGAATTTGAAAAAGAGAAGATGGTCAACTACAAGTTTTTTGCCGCTATGAGAACTAAGCTTTCCAATGTGGAAAAAGAAAATGACAAGCTCATGAGACAGGCGGAAACAGACCAGCTTACAGGTCTTGGTAACAGGTATAGTCTCAACAGGTATGCGGAAACAGCTTTTGAAAAGGCCTGTGAAAAAGGGCATTATCTGGCTGTTGAAATTCTTGATGTGGATGATTTTAAGCAGTTTAATGACAGGTACGGTCATCAGGTAGGAGATATGTGTCTCAAGCAGATATCCAAAGCTATAATCGATATCTGCGAGCATAGTAAGGGAATCCACGCTTTCAGATATGGCGGAGATGAGTTCATAATAATCTATGAGAGTATGAGCGATAAAAAGGTTCTGGATTATGCAGTTAAACTCCGGGAAAGAATAGGAAATATAGCGCTGGAATCAGAAATGGCTGATGAAGGCATAACTATCAGTATTTCCCAGGGAATACGTAATTCTGTCCCCAAGGAAACAACCAAGCTCTGGGATTACATGTATGCGGCAGACAATGCACTTTATCAGGTTAAGGAGAGCCGCAAAGGAGAGATAGCACTTATCCACAATGCTGTGATCTCACAGAAATCCCTTGATGAAGTTAAACATAGCTGA